The Agromyces mariniharenae genome includes a window with the following:
- a CDS encoding amidase family protein: ARAGSRGAHRFAVRAPGDDGPYLGAAIRGEGRFQVGVMMDSPWDDGYDIEVSEEARSALDRAIAEFDRLGHGIEAMAPEPEPGYPDAFRTIWQAGAATIPVDGADEALLEPLTRWLVERGRAVSARQLAEALAWLAGFEERVIRRFSSFDAVLTPALATPPPPVGWYDAQDGERNFAQQVQFTPFTSFVNVSGLPAITVPVEDTADGLPMGVQLIGRPGGEAALFALGAQLERRVRRRHRHPSTW, encoded by the coding sequence CGCCCGGGCGGGCTCCCGGGGGGCGCACCGCTTCGCGGTGCGCGCGCCCGGTGACGACGGACCGTACCTCGGGGCGGCGATCCGCGGCGAGGGGCGCTTCCAGGTCGGCGTGATGATGGACTCCCCGTGGGACGACGGCTACGACATCGAGGTGTCGGAGGAGGCTCGGTCGGCGCTCGACCGGGCGATCGCCGAGTTCGATCGGCTCGGCCACGGGATCGAGGCCATGGCGCCCGAGCCCGAGCCCGGCTATCCCGACGCGTTCCGCACGATCTGGCAGGCGGGGGCGGCCACCATCCCCGTCGACGGCGCGGACGAGGCGCTGCTCGAGCCCCTGACGCGATGGCTCGTCGAGCGGGGGCGTGCCGTGTCCGCACGACAGCTCGCCGAGGCGCTCGCGTGGCTCGCGGGCTTCGAGGAGCGCGTCATCCGCCGGTTCTCCTCGTTCGACGCCGTGCTCACGCCCGCGCTCGCCACGCCGCCGCCGCCCGTCGGCTGGTACGACGCCCAGGACGGCGAGCGGAACTTCGCGCAGCAGGTGCAGTTCACGCCGTTCACGTCGTTCGTGAACGTCTCGGGGCTCCCCGCCATCACCGTGCCGGTCGAGGACACCGCCGACGGGCTGCCGATGGGCGTGCAGCTCATCGGTCGTCCCGGCGGCGAGGCCGCGCTCTTCGCGCTGGGCGCGCAGCTGGAGCGGCGCGTGCGGCGGCGGCACCGGCATCCGTCGACCTGGTGA
- a CDS encoding amidase — MSELHEYTALELHQLLQRRDVSPVELARHYLDRIERLDPAIGAFATVTPEAALERARHVEEHVPTAAPLWGLPLADKDLHRRAGVPARFGSRAFADFVPDDSDELVRAVDAAGAVSLGKTATPEFGLPSYTEGLVGPPTRNPWDPSRGAGGSSGGAAAAVAAGMLPFAPGTDGGGSIRIPAAACGLVGVKPSRGRVPAGPGLATLAGLGVAGPIARTVADAALLLDGLIAPAGYPAGGRGAGGAPPGPPPRPPGGRPGGGGGP, encoded by the coding sequence ATGAGCGAGCTGCACGAGTACACCGCCCTCGAGCTCCACCAGCTGCTGCAGCGACGCGACGTCTCGCCGGTCGAGCTGGCGCGGCACTACCTCGATCGCATCGAACGCCTCGACCCCGCGATCGGGGCGTTCGCCACGGTGACGCCCGAGGCCGCGCTCGAGCGCGCCCGCCACGTCGAGGAGCACGTGCCGACGGCCGCGCCGCTCTGGGGCCTGCCGCTCGCCGACAAGGACCTGCACCGGCGCGCGGGCGTGCCCGCACGGTTCGGCTCGCGCGCGTTCGCCGACTTCGTGCCCGACGACTCCGACGAGCTCGTGCGGGCCGTCGACGCCGCAGGCGCCGTGAGCCTCGGCAAGACCGCGACGCCCGAGTTCGGGCTGCCGTCGTACACCGAGGGCCTCGTGGGCCCGCCCACGCGCAACCCCTGGGACCCGTCCCGCGGCGCCGGCGGGTCGAGCGGGGGAGCGGCCGCCGCCGTGGCCGCCGGGATGCTGCCGTTCGCGCCCGGCACCGACGGCGGCGGCTCGATCCGGATCCCCGCCGCGGCCTGCGGGCTCGTGGGCGTGAAGCCCTCGCGCGGTCGCGTGCCGGCCGGGCCGGGGCTCGCGACGCTCGCCGGCCTCGGGGTCGCCGGGCCCATCGCGCGCACCGTCGCCGATGCGGCGCTGCTGCTCGACGGCCTCATCGCCCCGGCCGGCTACCCGGCGGGGGGGCGCGGCGCGGGGGGCGCGCCCCCCGGCCCCCCCCCCCGCCCCCCGGGGGGGCGCCCCGGGGGGGGGGGGGGGCCG
- a CDS encoding FecCD family ABC transporter permease, with protein sequence MPRTATVTHPTGAPDRRQRRRLPPAATLGIAVGLLALVAIASLAIGARQVPFDVVVQAFTAPVPGDPDQVVVRDLRLPRAIIGIMAGAAFGVVAAILQGATRNPLADPGLLGINAGASLAVVAAIAFLGVASPFGFIWFAFGGAALAAVVVFLIGSVGGGASPARLALTGAAVTAATTPLITLLLIRDVGTLSQYRFWSVGSLAGRGLETASVLWPFLAAGLVLAGWLAGRMNLLALGDDVARGLGVRLSTTRIVTAVAVIVLAATATSLAGPIALLGLAVAHAARGLVGADYRWLTPLAGVLGAIVLVAADVIGRVVVAPAELEAGIVAAIVGAPVLIALVRRGRGASL encoded by the coding sequence ATGCCGCGCACCGCCACGGTGACGCACCCGACCGGCGCGCCCGACCGGCGGCAGCGTCGACGGCTCCCACCGGCGGCCACGCTCGGGATCGCCGTGGGTCTCCTCGCGCTCGTCGCGATCGCAAGCCTCGCGATCGGCGCCAGGCAGGTGCCGTTCGACGTCGTCGTGCAGGCGTTCACCGCGCCCGTGCCCGGCGACCCCGACCAGGTCGTCGTGCGCGACCTGCGGCTGCCGCGCGCGATCATCGGCATCATGGCGGGCGCCGCGTTCGGCGTCGTGGCCGCCATCCTGCAGGGCGCCACGCGCAACCCGCTCGCAGATCCGGGCCTCCTCGGCATCAACGCGGGCGCCTCGCTCGCGGTCGTGGCGGCCATCGCGTTCCTCGGCGTCGCCTCGCCGTTCGGCTTCATCTGGTTCGCCTTCGGCGGCGCCGCGCTGGCGGCGGTCGTCGTCTTCCTCATCGGCTCCGTGGGCGGCGGCGCGAGTCCTGCCCGCCTCGCCCTGACCGGCGCCGCCGTCACGGCCGCGACGACGCCGCTCATCACGTTGCTGCTCATCCGCGACGTCGGCACGCTCTCGCAGTACCGCTTCTGGTCGGTCGGCTCGCTCGCCGGACGCGGCCTCGAGACGGCGAGCGTGCTCTGGCCGTTCCTCGCCGCCGGCCTCGTGCTCGCGGGCTGGCTCGCGGGGCGCATGAACCTGCTCGCGCTCGGCGACGACGTCGCTCGCGGCCTCGGCGTGCGGCTCTCGACGACGCGGATCGTGACCGCCGTCGCCGTCATCGTGCTCGCGGCCACCGCCACGTCGCTCGCGGGACCCATCGCGCTCCTCGGGCTCGCCGTGGCGCACGCGGCCCGCGGCCTCGTGGGCGCCGACTACCGGTGGCTGACCCCGCTGGCCGGCGTGCTCGGCGCGATCGTGCTCGTGGCCGCCGACGTGATCGGGCGGGTCGTCGTGGCGCCGGCCGAGCTCGAGGCGGGCATCGTCGCCGCCATCGTGGGCGCGCCCGTCCTCATCGCGCTCGTCCGTCGCGGCCGGGGAGCGTCGCTGTGA
- a CDS encoding uracil-DNA glycosylase has translation MAMTLDQLAGAGLIDPGWAAALAPVGPRIAELGDFLRAETAAGRGYLPSGDRVLRAFGAPIEDVRVLIVGQDPYPTPGHPIGLSFAVDPHVRPVPRSLANIYRELGDDLGVPTPDHGDLTSWSDHGVMLLNRVLTVRPGTPASHRGKGWEEVTDHAIRTLVARGTPLVAILWGRDAQNLKPLLGATPVIESVHPSPLSASRGFFGSRPFSRANAMLEAQGGRPVDWRLPATPAPRHPAVISAE, from the coding sequence GTGGCGATGACGCTCGACCAGCTCGCGGGGGCCGGCCTCATCGACCCCGGCTGGGCCGCCGCGCTCGCGCCCGTCGGCCCCCGGATCGCCGAGTTGGGCGACTTCCTCCGCGCCGAGACCGCGGCGGGCCGCGGCTACCTCCCGAGCGGCGACCGCGTGCTCCGCGCGTTCGGTGCGCCGATCGAGGACGTCCGGGTGCTCATCGTGGGGCAGGACCCGTACCCGACGCCGGGGCATCCGATCGGCCTCTCGTTCGCGGTCGACCCGCACGTGCGCCCGGTGCCGCGGAGCCTCGCGAACATCTACCGCGAGCTCGGCGACGACCTCGGCGTTCCGACGCCCGACCACGGCGACCTCACCTCCTGGAGCGACCACGGCGTCATGCTGCTCAACCGCGTGCTCACCGTGCGCCCCGGCACGCCCGCCTCGCACCGCGGCAAGGGGTGGGAGGAGGTGACCGACCACGCCATCCGCACGCTCGTCGCGCGCGGGACGCCGCTCGTCGCGATCCTGTGGGGCCGCGATGCGCAGAACCTGAAGCCGCTGCTCGGCGCGACGCCCGTCATCGAGTCGGTGCATCCGAGCCCGCTGTCGGCGAGCCGCGGGTTCTTCGGCTCGCGGCCGTTCAGCCGGGCCAACGCGATGCTCGAGGCGCAGGGCGGGCGGCCGGTCGACTGGCGCCTGCCCGCGACGCCCGCACCGCGTCATCCGGCTGTCATCTCCGCGGAGTAG
- a CDS encoding potassium channel family protein, with protein sequence MSDKPLGAPAKSPTIPASPRRDAWERVTTVPLVVLGIGFVVGYSIFVLVDSSEGWLEPTLVSVLALVWLTFLVDVVVRISLTPRGYRAHFIFTHPIDMFSVILPLFRAFRVLELLRQVPYVSGRTATAVRTRVVIYAASYAVFFVYFIALVVLNAERDAPGATITSFGESIWWACVTVATVGYGDAYPVTTWGRIYAVILMAGGIAIVGTASATVISLLNEQIAKARAQGHAALEAAQRAEEVARAAGADAQQAQAAGDAAAGRAIGAGPAAGHAAVKEQAASEEYVDPAEDPAVTGVQATEQPLIAGTQPLEDPGKGHPELEEGPPPPTTLNP encoded by the coding sequence ATGAGCGACAAGCCGCTGGGCGCGCCGGCGAAGAGCCCGACGATCCCGGCCTCACCCAGACGGGACGCCTGGGAGCGCGTCACCACCGTGCCGCTCGTCGTCCTCGGCATCGGCTTCGTGGTCGGCTACTCGATCTTCGTGCTCGTCGACTCGTCGGAGGGCTGGCTGGAGCCGACCCTCGTCTCGGTCCTCGCGCTCGTGTGGCTGACGTTCCTGGTCGATGTCGTCGTGCGGATCTCGCTCACCCCGCGTGGATATCGCGCGCACTTCATCTTCACGCACCCGATCGACATGTTCTCCGTCATCCTGCCGCTGTTCCGCGCGTTCCGGGTGCTGGAGCTCCTGCGCCAGGTGCCGTACGTGAGCGGGCGCACGGCCACCGCGGTGCGCACGCGAGTCGTGATCTACGCGGCCTCGTACGCCGTGTTCTTCGTCTACTTCATCGCCCTCGTGGTGCTGAACGCGGAACGGGATGCTCCCGGTGCGACGATCACGTCCTTCGGCGAGTCGATCTGGTGGGCGTGCGTCACGGTCGCGACCGTCGGCTACGGCGATGCGTACCCGGTGACCACGTGGGGCCGCATCTACGCGGTCATCCTCATGGCGGGCGGCATCGCGATCGTCGGCACGGCCTCGGCGACCGTCATCTCGCTGCTGAACGAGCAGATCGCCAAGGCGAGGGCGCAGGGGCACGCGGCGCTCGAGGCGGCGCAGCGGGCGGAGGAGGTGGCGAGGGCGGCAGGAGCGGACGCGCAGCAGGCGCAGGCGGCGGGCGATGCCGCGGCCGGACGGGCGATCGGCGCCGGCCCCGCGGCGGGCCACGCGGCCGTGAAGGAGCAGGCCGCCTCGGAGGAGTACGTCGATCCTGCCGAGGATCCCGCTGTCACCGGGGTCCAGGCGACCGAGCAACCGCTCATCGCCGGCACGCAGCCGCTCGAGGATCCGGGCAAGGGACATCCCGAGCTCGAGGAGGGCCCGCCGCCGCCGACTACCCTGAATCCATGA
- a CDS encoding siderophore-interacting protein — MLTSLAEAAPRERPAYRSFRVQVSRVERLSPHFTSVTFAGADLRDFGTAGLDQRVKVVLPLPEIGFAAFPEGDDWYGAWRELPAELRNPFRTYTVRAVRPEAREVDIVFVAHGDAGPASAWAATAAPGDEIVLIGPDELSPGRTVGIDWRPGEVDTLLLAGDETAAPAIASILESLPADASGVALIEVPAEGDRLDVRAPAGVEVRWLPRTATDSAHGGLLVPAVRDWVVRHLAARGLSTSDVDAAAAALAAAEHDDLPGTPLWDVPEGHSLDGDCYAWLAGEATAITTLRRFLVREAGLDRRQVAFMGYWRMGRAELD; from the coding sequence ATGCTTACCTCACTCGCTGAAGCCGCCCCGCGCGAGCGCCCTGCCTACCGCAGCTTCCGAGTGCAGGTGTCGCGGGTCGAACGCCTCTCGCCGCACTTCACGAGCGTCACGTTCGCCGGCGCCGACCTCCGCGACTTCGGCACGGCCGGGCTCGACCAGCGCGTGAAGGTCGTGCTCCCGCTGCCCGAGATCGGCTTCGCGGCGTTCCCCGAGGGCGACGACTGGTACGGCGCGTGGCGCGAGCTGCCCGCCGAGCTGCGCAACCCGTTCCGCACCTACACCGTGCGCGCGGTGCGCCCCGAAGCGCGCGAGGTCGACATCGTGTTCGTCGCGCACGGCGACGCGGGCCCCGCCTCGGCGTGGGCCGCCACCGCGGCGCCCGGCGACGAGATCGTGCTCATCGGGCCCGACGAGTTGAGCCCGGGCCGCACGGTGGGCATCGACTGGCGTCCGGGCGAGGTCGACACGCTGCTGCTCGCCGGCGACGAGACGGCGGCTCCCGCGATCGCGTCGATCCTCGAGTCGCTCCCCGCCGACGCCTCGGGCGTCGCCCTCATCGAGGTGCCCGCCGAGGGCGACCGGCTCGACGTGCGCGCCCCCGCCGGCGTCGAGGTGCGCTGGCTCCCGCGTACCGCGACGGACAGCGCGCACGGCGGCCTGCTCGTCCCCGCGGTGCGCGACTGGGTCGTCCGCCACCTCGCGGCCCGCGGCCTGTCGACGAGCGACGTCGATGCGGCCGCCGCGGCGCTCGCCGCCGCCGAGCACGACGACCTGCCCGGCACGCCGCTGTGGGACGTGCCAGAGGGGCACAGCCTCGACGGCGACTGCTACGCCTGGCTCGCGGGCGAGGCAACCGCCATCACCACCCTCCGTCGCTTCCTCGTGCGCGAGGCCGGCCTCGACCGCCGTCAGGTGGCGTTCATGGGCTACTGGCGCATGGGGCGCGCCGAGCTCGACTGA
- a CDS encoding SDR family NAD(P)-dependent oxidoreductase: MGVLRVVVTGASSGIGAATVRAFRAAGWDVVGVARREDRLRGLAAETGASVFTADLTKQEDVDALRDHLETTGPVHALVNNAGGAKGLDSVEHGSVEDWIWMLDVNVIALKRVTSALLPLLRRGAVDRGVADIVNVTSVAGHEPYVGGAGYNAAKSAAHAVTAVLRLELNGEPLRVVEVAPGMVRTDEFALVRFGGDRERADKVYDDVPEPLVADDVAAVIADAVLKPRHVDLDLIVVRPVAQAAATRLARGPLEVREDGGR, translated from the coding sequence ATGGGAGTGCTGCGGGTGGTCGTGACCGGTGCGAGCTCGGGGATCGGAGCGGCGACCGTGCGCGCCTTCCGCGCCGCCGGGTGGGACGTGGTGGGCGTCGCGCGCCGCGAGGACCGGCTGCGCGGGCTCGCCGCGGAGACCGGGGCATCCGTCTTCACCGCCGACCTCACGAAGCAGGAGGACGTCGACGCGCTGCGCGACCACCTCGAGACGACCGGCCCCGTGCACGCGCTCGTGAACAACGCCGGCGGCGCGAAGGGCCTCGACTCGGTCGAGCACGGCTCGGTCGAGGACTGGATCTGGATGCTCGACGTCAACGTGATCGCGCTGAAGCGCGTGACGAGCGCGCTGCTGCCGCTCCTGCGACGCGGCGCGGTCGATCGCGGCGTCGCGGACATCGTCAACGTGACCTCGGTGGCCGGCCACGAGCCCTACGTCGGCGGGGCGGGCTACAACGCCGCGAAGTCCGCCGCGCACGCGGTGACGGCGGTGCTCCGGCTCGAGCTGAACGGCGAGCCGCTGCGCGTGGTCGAGGTCGCGCCGGGCATGGTGCGCACCGACGAGTTCGCGCTCGTGCGCTTCGGCGGCGACCGCGAGCGCGCCGACAAGGTCTACGACGACGTGCCCGAGCCGCTCGTCGCCGACGACGTCGCGGCGGTCATCGCGGACGCGGTGCTGAAGCCGCGCCACGTCGATCTCGACCTCATCGTGGTGCGGCCCGTCGCGCAGGCCGCGGCCACCCGGCTCGCCCGAGGGCCGCTCGAGGTGCGGGAGGACGGGGGACGATGA
- a CDS encoding Type 1 glutamine amidotransferase-like domain-containing protein — protein MSVHLVGGGWPERPDGVVYRAFLDEARTRAAAAGREEPRVAVLAIGDGALEHAESLLAAAAPAGPFDVHVTAVAHDGDVPASAFADVDGILVGGGLTPRYRDLIEPHFGELRRQVASGVPYLGFSAGAAIAAERALVGGWRIGGVAVAPEATGEDLEELTVAPGIGLVDVAIDAHVAQWGTLSRLVAAVEAGLVDGGLGIDEDTVLIVGEGGLQVAGRGSVWRVLPSDQGVLVSTIGA, from the coding sequence GTGAGCGTGCACCTCGTCGGCGGCGGGTGGCCCGAGCGGCCCGACGGCGTCGTCTACCGCGCGTTCCTCGACGAGGCGCGCACGCGGGCCGCCGCCGCGGGCCGCGAGGAGCCGCGCGTGGCGGTGCTCGCTATCGGCGACGGCGCCCTCGAACACGCCGAGTCCCTGCTCGCCGCCGCGGCGCCCGCCGGACCGTTCGACGTGCACGTGACCGCGGTCGCGCACGACGGGGACGTGCCCGCCTCGGCGTTCGCCGACGTCGACGGCATCCTCGTCGGCGGCGGGCTCACCCCGCGCTACCGCGACCTCATCGAGCCGCACTTCGGCGAGCTCCGACGCCAGGTCGCTTCGGGCGTGCCGTACCTCGGGTTCTCGGCGGGGGCGGCCATCGCCGCCGAGCGCGCGCTCGTCGGCGGCTGGCGCATCGGCGGCGTCGCCGTCGCGCCCGAGGCGACGGGCGAGGACCTCGAGGAGCTCACGGTCGCGCCCGGGATCGGGCTCGTCGACGTCGCGATCGACGCGCACGTCGCGCAGTGGGGCACGCTCTCCCGACTCGTCGCGGCCGTCGAGGCCGGGCTCGTCGACGGCGGGCTCGGCATCGACGAGGACACGGTGCTCATCGTCGGCGAGGGCGGCCTGCAGGTCGCCGGGCGGGGGAGCGTCTGGCGCGTGCTGCCTTCCGACCAGGGCGTGCTCGTCTCCACGATCGGGGCCTGA
- a CDS encoding acyltransferase family protein → MQTTPHATTATRRRVPLWDNARWIAITLVVIGHGILPLISEDDAAYSVYLFIYSFHVAVFVTVAGYFAKSGPPNARALRQILTDIVFPFFIFETIWTVIRWILGGGFSLDYTTASWTLWFLIALAIWRIVLPYLVLLRFPLLIAIAISIGAGYTETIDSTLALSRTLGMLPFFVFGWKLRQWQLTGRWLALPSRVAWRWRAGAIALFAAVLVLMPIAIETWRDLKLRRFMLYDESYVAIGYDEPWSGAIRLLLLASAMVLSVAFLVLMPRRSTWFTPFGTATMYIYLLHTFVLFPFRETGFLAGEQPFWVLPAMILFCIGISVVLSLKPVRRVFRPLVEPRARWLFRPQPSTATGTLVLPPGAMPPLPPSPPDGSPGSAASQGSAGSAASPSAPEDPPAPEGPKPPA, encoded by the coding sequence ATGCAGACGACGCCGCACGCGACGACCGCGACGAGGCGACGCGTGCCGCTCTGGGACAACGCCCGGTGGATCGCGATCACGCTCGTCGTGATCGGGCACGGCATCCTGCCGCTCATCTCCGAGGACGACGCGGCGTACAGCGTCTACCTGTTCATCTACTCGTTCCACGTCGCGGTGTTCGTGACCGTGGCCGGGTACTTCGCGAAGTCGGGGCCGCCGAACGCGCGGGCGCTGCGGCAGATCCTCACCGACATCGTCTTCCCGTTCTTCATCTTCGAGACGATCTGGACCGTGATCCGCTGGATCCTCGGCGGCGGGTTCTCGCTCGACTACACGACCGCGTCGTGGACGCTGTGGTTCCTCATCGCCCTCGCGATCTGGCGCATCGTGCTGCCCTACCTCGTGCTGCTCCGGTTCCCGCTGCTCATCGCGATCGCGATCTCGATCGGCGCCGGGTACACGGAGACGATCGACTCGACCCTCGCGCTCTCGCGCACGCTCGGCATGCTGCCGTTCTTCGTGTTCGGCTGGAAGCTCCGGCAGTGGCAGCTCACCGGCCGATGGCTGGCGCTGCCGTCCCGGGTCGCCTGGCGATGGCGCGCCGGGGCGATCGCCCTGTTCGCGGCCGTGCTCGTGCTGATGCCGATCGCCATCGAGACGTGGCGCGACCTCAAGCTCCGCCGGTTCATGCTCTACGACGAGTCGTACGTCGCGATCGGGTACGACGAGCCGTGGTCGGGCGCCATCCGACTGCTGCTGCTCGCCTCGGCGATGGTGCTCTCGGTGGCGTTCCTCGTGCTCATGCCGCGCCGGTCCACCTGGTTCACACCGTTCGGCACGGCGACGATGTACATCTACCTGCTGCACACGTTCGTCCTCTTCCCCTTCCGCGAGACCGGGTTCCTCGCGGGCGAGCAGCCGTTCTGGGTGCTCCCGGCGATGATCCTGTTCTGCATCGGCATCTCCGTCGTGCTCTCGCTGAAGCCCGTGCGCCGCGTGTTCCGCCCGCTCGTGGAGCCGCGCGCCCGCTGGCTCTTCCGGCCCCAGCCGTCGACCGCGACCGGCACGCTCGTGCTGCCCCCGGGGGCGATGCCGCCCCTGCCGCCGAGCCCACCCGACGGGTCGCCCGGATCCGCCGCGTCGCAAGGGTCCGCCGGATCCGCCGCATCGCCCTCGGCGCCCGAGGATCCGCCCGCCCCGGAGGGGCCGAAGCCCCCCGCGTGA
- a CDS encoding GNAT family N-acetyltransferase, producing the protein MLEEEYQERRVLPRHLRKAEAPEAPFEYAIRAARPADMPAVREIYNYYVANSTVTFDEDAMTLREWKAKFAYLERLGMPFIVAESPSGQLLGYALVAPWKQKRAYRYTVENSIYLGPAAAGKGLGRALLGELITRSKAAGLKEMIAVIADQGADASIALHEKFGFTEIGRMGRVGFKFDRWLGTVLLQKSLK; encoded by the coding sequence ATGCTCGAGGAGGAATACCAGGAGCGCCGGGTGCTGCCCCGGCACCTGCGCAAGGCCGAGGCGCCCGAGGCGCCCTTCGAGTACGCCATCCGTGCGGCCCGTCCGGCCGACATGCCCGCGGTGCGCGAGATCTACAACTACTACGTCGCGAACTCCACCGTGACCTTCGACGAGGACGCCATGACGCTGCGCGAGTGGAAGGCGAAGTTCGCCTACCTCGAGCGCCTGGGCATGCCGTTCATCGTCGCCGAGTCGCCGTCGGGCCAGCTGCTCGGCTACGCGCTCGTCGCGCCGTGGAAGCAGAAGCGCGCCTACCGCTATACCGTCGAGAACTCGATCTACCTCGGGCCGGCCGCCGCAGGCAAGGGCCTCGGCCGCGCGCTCCTCGGCGAGCTCATCACCCGGTCGAAAGCCGCCGGGCTCAAGGAGATGATCGCGGTCATCGCCGACCAGGGCGCCGACGCGTCGATCGCGCTGCACGAGAAGTTCGGGTTCACCGAGATCGGGCGCATGGGTCGGGTCGGCTTCAAGTTCGACCGGTGGCTCGGCACGGTGCTGCTGCAGAAGTCGCTGAAGTAG
- a CDS encoding phosphoribosyltransferase, giving the protein MTFDANDAGLDEPRREVLTWDDFEGASRSLASEVLASGFRPDVVIAIARGGLLLAGAISYALGTKQCGSINVEFYTGVDERLPEPVLHPPMLDVPAVAGKSVLLIDDVSDSGRTLAKVVDLLAEAGAEVRTATLYVKPRTVLVPDFAYRETEDWIVFPWSARPPVTVAEGAA; this is encoded by the coding sequence ATGACCTTCGACGCGAATGACGCCGGCCTCGACGAGCCCCGGCGCGAGGTGCTCACCTGGGACGACTTCGAGGGCGCGTCGCGCTCGCTCGCGAGCGAGGTGCTCGCCTCGGGCTTCCGGCCCGACGTGGTGATCGCGATCGCGCGCGGCGGGCTGCTGCTGGCGGGCGCGATCTCGTACGCCCTCGGCACCAAGCAGTGCGGCTCGATCAACGTGGAGTTCTACACCGGCGTCGACGAGCGGCTGCCCGAGCCGGTGCTGCATCCGCCCATGCTCGACGTGCCCGCCGTCGCGGGCAAGTCGGTGCTGCTCATCGACGACGTCTCCGACTCGGGCCGCACGCTCGCGAAGGTCGTGGACCTGCTCGCCGAGGCGGGCGCCGAGGTGCGCACCGCGACGCTCTACGTGAAACCGCGCACCGTGCTCGTCCCCGACTTCGCCTACCGCGAGACCGAGGACTGGATCGTGTTCCCGTGGTCGGCGCGTCCGCCCGTGACGGTCGCGGAGGGCGCCGCGTGA
- a CDS encoding FecCD family ABC transporter permease → MTAAPLVAPAAAGDPVEVVAGRVAGARSRRRRRAASVLVAVSLVALAAAVASMVLGAAGLTVGDVLAALTGQGSPKAEFVVLRLRLPRVVAAIVAGTALGLGGALFQTTLRNALASPDILGVTGGASLAAVGSMLLLGLEGPAVALAAFAGALVVAGLMWGLAWRDGLTGIRFVLVGIGLASIVSGLLGWLLTRAEVREASEALVWMVGGIGSIGWPELATAGGAVAVLLVATSLFSPRMPLLSLSDDSARSLGLDATRARVTAILLGVGLVAVATALAGPIAFVALVSAPIARALVGHGHAALAASALTGAAMVLVADLVAQHAFAGIAVPVGIVTGLIGAPYLLWLIARGNRKGSDG, encoded by the coding sequence GTGACCGCCGCACCGCTCGTCGCACCCGCGGCCGCGGGCGACCCCGTCGAGGTCGTCGCCGGGCGCGTCGCGGGGGCGCGGTCGCGCCGGCGGCGGCGCGCGGCATCCGTGCTCGTCGCCGTGTCGCTCGTGGCGCTGGCCGCGGCCGTCGCGTCGATGGTGCTCGGCGCGGCCGGCCTCACGGTCGGCGACGTGCTCGCCGCGCTCACGGGCCAGGGCTCGCCGAAGGCGGAGTTCGTGGTGCTGCGACTGCGCCTGCCGCGCGTCGTCGCCGCGATCGTGGCCGGCACCGCGCTCGGGCTCGGCGGGGCGCTGTTCCAGACCACGCTGCGCAACGCGCTCGCGAGCCCCGACATCCTCGGCGTCACCGGCGGTGCGAGCCTCGCCGCGGTCGGCTCGATGCTGCTGCTCGGCTTGGAGGGCCCGGCCGTCGCGCTCGCCGCGTTCGCGGGCGCGCTGGTCGTCGCGGGCCTCATGTGGGGCCTCGCGTGGCGCGACGGGCTCACCGGCATCCGCTTCGTGCTCGTCGGCATCGGCCTCGCGTCGATCGTGAGCGGCCTGCTCGGCTGGCTGCTCACGCGCGCGGAGGTGCGCGAGGCCTCGGAGGCGCTCGTGTGGATGGTCGGCGGCATCGGCTCGATCGGCTGGCCCGAGCTCGCGACGGCGGGCGGCGCGGTCGCCGTGCTGCTCGTCGCCACGTCCCTGTTCTCGCCGCGGATGCCGCTGCTCTCGCTCTCCGACGACAGCGCCCGCTCGCTCGGGCTCGATGCCACCCGTGCGCGCGTGACGGCGATCCTGCTCGGCGTCGGGCTCGTCGCCGTCGCCACCGCGCTCGCCGGGCCGATCGCGTTCGTCGCGCTCGTGTCGGCGCCCATCGCCCGGGCGCTCGTGGGACACGGGCACGCGGCGCTCGCAGCATCCGCGCTCACGGGCGCCGCCATGGTGCTCGTGGCCGACCTCGTTGCGCAGCACGCGTTCGCCGGCATCGCCGTGCCCGTCGGCATCGTGACGGGCCTCATCGGCGCCCCGTACCTCCTCTGGCTCATCGCGAGGGGCAACCGGAAGGGATCAGACGGATGA